A window from Solanum stenotomum isolate F172 chromosome 5, ASM1918654v1, whole genome shotgun sequence encodes these proteins:
- the LOC125864473 gene encoding agamous-like MADS-box protein AGL29, with protein MEHKKTSGRHKNPLENIENESARFTTFSKRRSGLYKKACELVRECDVDLGIIMFSPKGIPYSFISPTSNVVIDRFINPTTKLNASDRLVAVEARKKVSQFNDILNELDEREKIANEKLDRMSEARDIGWWESIDRFSVHNTMKFEAWLISGEFSLNEHLEQLENGASSSSQIPSDDANISPNVF; from the coding sequence ATGGAGCATAAGAAGACATCAGGACGTCATAAAAATCCATTGGAGAACATAGAGAATGAATCTGCTCGATTCACTACATTCTCTAAACGACGTTCTGGCTTATACAAAAAAGCTTGTGAACTTGTTAGAGAATGTGATGTCGATCTTGGAATTATTATGTTTTCACCGAAAGGTATACCTTATTCCTTTATTAGTCCAACCTCTAATGTGGTCATTGATCGTTTTATAAATCCTACAACAAAATTAAATGCAAGTGACCGACTTGTTGCGGTAGAAGCACGCAAAAAAGTAAGTCAATTTAATGATATTCTTAATGAATTGGACGAAAGAGAAAAGATtgcaaatgaaaaattagatcgAATGAGTGAGGCTAGAGATATAGGTTGGTGGGAGTCCATAGACCGATTCAGTGTACATAATACAATGAAGTTTGAAGCTTGGTTAATTTCCGGTGAATTTAGTTTGAACGAACATTTGGAGCAGCTAGAAAATGGAGCTTCATCCTCCTCACAGATTCCATCAGATGATGCAAATATCTCACCTAATGTCTTCTAG
- the LOC125863665 gene encoding uncharacterized protein LOC125863665, which translates to MPPRRAVRGRLALRSVEEQELPNALEVQTQEEINHADFREAIWMLSEVATYHVGQRDNRHKVVDTSRIRELLRMNPPRFIGSSVIEDPKNFIEELKRLFDVMHMVADMRSRVSLYVARLSRQSSKEGKAAMLIGDIDLARFMIHVQQVEEDKLKDKEEFKNKRAKTSGDEFRQQKSYANRSSLPQK; encoded by the exons atgcctccacgaagagcagtCAGAGGTCGTCTAGCTTTGAGGAGtgttgaggaacaagagttaccaaATGCCCTAGAAGTTCAAACCCAAGAAGAGATCAACCATGCTGATTTCCGTGAAGCTATTTGGATGTTAAGTGAAGTTGCGACCTATCATGTTGGGCAGAGAGATAATCGACACAAAGTGGTtgatacttcaaggattcgtgagctTTTAAGGATGAACCCACCAAGATTCATAGGTTCAAGTGTCATTGAGGATCCgaagaacttcattgaggagctgAAAAGGctatttgatgtgatgcat atggttgctgacatgaggagcagggTGAGTTTATATGTTGCTAGGTTGTCTCGTCAGTCAAGCAAGGAAGGCAAGGCAGCTATGCTGATAGGGGATATTGACCTAGCAAGATTTATGATTCATGtacaacaagttgaggaggataagcTGAAGGATaaagaagagtttaagaataagagggctaagacatcagggGACGAGTTCAGGCAGCAAAAGAGTTATGCCAACCGGTCATCCCTCCCACAGAAatag